In Spirochaeta thermophila DSM 6578, the following proteins share a genomic window:
- a CDS encoding glycosyltransferase codes for MKRMTPVVMFVYNRPYHTQQTLFSICENEGIEDSVLYIFSDGPRTSNDEVKVNKVRELLKKAKGFKEIIIIKREENWGLARNIIDGVTSVINEHGRVVVLEDDLVTSPYFLHFMKATLERYEDEPKVWHISGWNYPIDTTGMEDAFFWRVMNCWGWGTWADRWTYYKKDPQQLITLFSKKDIRKFNLDGVENFWRQVLDNFHGKLDTWAIFWYATIFQHQGLCLNPSVSYVKNIGLDGSGMHCGHTHWFDTSLNMKKEIDFPSMIEENSLAVARIKRFYRQRRGSLFLQIVRKVKWAYSEIKDR; via the coding sequence ATGAAAAGAATGACACCTGTGGTGATGTTTGTATATAATCGTCCATATCATACTCAGCAGACACTTTTCTCAATCTGTGAGAACGAAGGGATCGAAGATAGCGTTTTATATATTTTCTCTGATGGGCCTCGGACTTCTAACGATGAGGTTAAGGTGAATAAAGTAAGAGAACTCCTTAAAAAGGCAAAAGGTTTTAAAGAGATAATAATAATCAAACGGGAGGAAAATTGGGGACTTGCGCGTAATATCATTGACGGTGTCACTTCTGTGATTAACGAGCATGGGAGAGTAGTTGTTCTTGAGGATGACTTAGTGACGAGCCCTTATTTTCTTCATTTTATGAAAGCTACACTTGAACGGTATGAAGACGAACCTAAAGTATGGCACATAAGTGGATGGAATTATCCTATAGATACTACAGGAATGGAAGATGCCTTTTTTTGGAGAGTAATGAATTGTTGGGGGTGGGGTACCTGGGCTGATCGCTGGACTTATTATAAGAAAGATCCCCAACAACTAATAACCCTTTTCTCTAAGAAGGATATCCGCAAATTTAATCTAGACGGAGTTGAGAATTTCTGGAGACAGGTCCTGGATAATTTTCATGGAAAGTTGGATACATGGGCAATTTTCTGGTATGCCACAATTTTCCAACATCAGGGATTATGTCTTAATCCTTCTGTCTCATATGTAAAAAATATTGGCCTTGATGGTTCGGGAATGCATTGCGGACATACTCATTGGTTTGATACTTCTTTAAACATGAAGAAAGAGATAGATTTTCCCTCAATGATTGAAGAAAATTCACTTGCGGTAGCTCGGATCAAGAGATTCTACCGGCAGAGGCGAGGGAGTCTTTTCCTACAGATAGTTAGAAAAGTGAAATGGGCGTATTCGGAGATAAAAGACAGATGA
- a CDS encoding polysaccharide pyruvyl transferase family protein codes for MICKEKATAKTRYQKGSIVIIGGNFVNKGAQLLLDTTLALLSSYYPYMEKYIVDSFPIRVRKSYREHRILQIPYIYNFCYILFDSDINISGNIKILIRNIKFFMKRILSLRLILDIKNVFYLLRVKKEVVLVIDISGYGYKIKGNDYDIMNFIQLSFDKLFKKSTYVFFPQSFGPFEVRGENPIVKRIQKHLSRSVVFARETTSLEALVSLGIEAILWPDICLLYSFKSKDVISPLRWYFPRNKHVIVIPNMRLYDYYPSEIVESFYKSLLKGLIALEIPTILLMHSLDDAPIFLLLKTEFLDHNRFLFPFDKELSPNEIETIIKSYGAVVVSGRYHGLVVSLRNYIPSIATGWAHKYEDLFELLGIEDFAFDIGEPGICEQILNRVKSLYYDPHFRNELVTSLQERIKKLQEEFPISEFISYIANKTGGIYS; via the coding sequence ATGATCTGTAAAGAGAAAGCAACGGCAAAAACCAGATATCAGAAGGGGAGTATAGTCATAATAGGGGGTAACTTTGTGAATAAAGGAGCTCAACTTCTTCTGGACACCACCCTTGCTCTCTTGTCTTCCTATTATCCCTATATGGAAAAGTATATTGTAGATTCTTTTCCTATCCGAGTAAGAAAATCCTATAGGGAACATCGCATTTTACAAATTCCCTATATTTATAATTTTTGTTACATCTTGTTTGACTCAGATATAAATATAAGTGGAAATATAAAAATACTGATCAGAAATATAAAGTTTTTTATGAAAAGAATTTTGTCACTCAGATTAATACTTGACATCAAGAATGTCTTTTACCTTTTACGAGTAAAGAAAGAAGTGGTCTTGGTCATAGATATCTCTGGATATGGTTATAAGATCAAAGGAAACGATTACGATATTATGAATTTTATTCAACTGAGTTTTGATAAGTTATTCAAAAAAAGTACGTATGTTTTTTTCCCACAGTCTTTTGGTCCTTTTGAGGTGAGAGGAGAGAATCCAATTGTAAAGCGAATACAAAAACACCTATCAAGGAGTGTGGTTTTTGCACGAGAGACCACATCTTTAGAAGCGCTGGTATCGTTGGGTATAGAGGCTATTCTCTGGCCTGATATTTGTTTGTTATATTCTTTTAAATCAAAAGATGTAATTTCCCCTTTGCGCTGGTATTTCCCTCGGAATAAACATGTTATCGTCATTCCCAATATGAGACTGTATGATTACTATCCATCGGAAATAGTAGAGTCTTTTTATAAGTCATTGTTGAAAGGATTAATTGCTCTTGAAATTCCTACGATACTGCTCATGCATAGTTTAGATGATGCTCCAATATTCCTACTGCTAAAGACTGAATTCTTGGATCACAATCGCTTTCTCTTTCCGTTTGATAAGGAGTTGTCTCCTAATGAGATTGAAACGATAATCAAATCGTACGGTGCTGTAGTAGTAAGTGGCAGATATCATGGACTCGTAGTCTCATTGAGAAATTATATCCCGAGTATTGCTACAGGATGGGCTCATAAATATGAGGATCTTTTTGAACTACTTGGTATTGAAGATTTTGCTTTTGATATTGGTGAACCAGGAATATGCGAGCAGATTTTAAATAGAGTAAAATCCCTTTATTATGACCCACATTTTAGAAATGAATTGGTAACTTCTCTTCAAGAGCGCATAAAAAAATTGCAAGAAGAATTTCCAATCTCTGAGTTTATAAGCTACATAGCGAATAAAACTGGAGGAATTTATTCATGA
- a CDS encoding nitroreductase family protein: MGGISLLKKIYREIRASIWRKSMLWASKSRLFLVLFLILDKQLIWEYVRYLRGLYKYNRLERLNSNEYSLRRRLHGIEKGLTQKEFRSEFALSYILETVMTLKNLAPCLHEENPSFFEYSLRVLEEYFFRTHSDDERYIRAMEIFTELKAGHAVEKIPEEERCPNDDSSFFSFLCSRSSIRVFSKEVPSDEVLTYAIRCALQAPSGCNRQPYRFVIIKNDKELLKKVAALPPGGGGNAFDAPVVVFVIGDYSAFPTTRSFHEVYVDSALASLAFVLALHEQGVDSCFMNWPRDYNLSQRLETLLALKPYETVVTSIALGYREMESRVALSVRKTIEEILEIR; encoded by the coding sequence GTGGGGGGAATTAGTCTCTTAAAAAAAATTTATAGAGAAATAAGGGCAAGCATTTGGAGAAAAAGTATGCTATGGGCATCAAAAAGCAGACTATTTCTAGTATTGTTCCTCATATTAGATAAACAATTAATATGGGAGTATGTGAGATATCTAAGAGGTTTGTACAAGTATAATAGATTAGAAAGATTAAATAGCAATGAGTATTCTTTACGCCGACGTCTTCATGGAATTGAAAAAGGGTTGACGCAAAAGGAGTTTCGTTCCGAATTTGCACTTTCGTATATTCTTGAGACAGTAATGACACTAAAAAATCTCGCTCCATGCCTTCATGAAGAAAATCCCTCTTTCTTTGAATATTCCTTGAGGGTACTTGAAGAGTATTTCTTTAGAACACACAGTGATGATGAGAGATATATTAGAGCAATGGAGATTTTTACTGAATTGAAGGCGGGTCATGCTGTTGAGAAGATCCCAGAAGAAGAGAGGTGTCCGAATGATGACTCCTCTTTCTTCTCTTTTCTCTGTAGCAGGAGTAGTATTCGTGTGTTTTCTAAAGAAGTCCCAAGTGATGAAGTTCTCACATATGCAATAAGATGCGCTCTTCAAGCCCCTTCTGGCTGTAACAGGCAACCATATAGATTTGTTATCATTAAAAACGATAAAGAATTGCTCAAAAAGGTAGCGGCATTGCCGCCAGGTGGAGGAGGAAATGCATTTGATGCACCCGTTGTTGTTTTTGTAATTGGGGATTATAGTGCCTTTCCTACAACAAGATCGTTCCATGAAGTATATGTGGATAGTGCTCTAGCCTCTTTGGCTTTTGTATTAGCTCTGCATGAGCAAGGCGTTGATTCATGTTTTATGAACTGGCCTCGTGATTATAATCTCAGTCAGAGGTTAGAGACTCTCTTAGCTTTGAAGCCATATGAAACTGTGGTAACAAGTATTGCTTTGGGGTATAGAGAGATGGAGTCTCGAGTGGCTCTTTCGGTTAGAAAAACGATAGAGGAAATTCTGGAGATAAGATGA
- a CDS encoding flippase, whose product MREKVLKLKNHSGAIKYFHNTSWLLFDKVLRLFLGFLVGVWVARYLGPENYGILSFALSLVALLGVVAKLGLDDIVVREVVENPPLTSTIISTSMVIRTIAGAVAFLILVLLVLILDLAFIEKVVVILVGVSLFFSSFETFDAFFRAKLKGIYSGIAGMVALLLSSALKVLFILFNGSLFYFAIVVAIEMVVKGIFLFLFFSLTSDKLMSLQDFSWKIGKRLIAESWPLIFSSFSVIVYMRIDQLMIRSLLNVESVGLYSAAVRVAESWYFVPVTIVNSLFPAMITAKKNSESVSKQRLQYLHDLLFWFGISICVMFSIASEEIVSFLLGSEYSQSAEVLSLYVWVGVLVGLSYVRGRYWIADKSTHVIMVSTLIGMCANIFLNYSFIKMAGFVGAAWATLLSRFLSFFLIPIIYTKYGHLNSMFFRSLLFPLFLFKRLSRGGEKSGGN is encoded by the coding sequence ATGCGAGAGAAAGTTCTGAAACTGAAAAATCATAGTGGAGCGATAAAGTATTTTCATAATACTTCTTGGTTACTTTTTGATAAAGTATTAAGACTATTCCTTGGTTTTCTTGTTGGGGTATGGGTAGCTAGATATCTTGGACCGGAGAACTATGGGATTCTGAGTTTTGCTCTTAGTTTAGTGGCTCTTTTGGGAGTAGTTGCCAAGCTGGGATTGGATGATATCGTTGTCAGAGAGGTTGTAGAGAATCCTCCTCTCACAAGCACTATTATAAGCACCTCGATGGTTATCCGTACAATAGCGGGAGCGGTTGCCTTCTTAATCTTGGTGCTACTTGTGCTGATTCTTGATTTGGCATTCATTGAAAAAGTAGTGGTGATACTTGTAGGAGTAAGTCTCTTTTTCTCAAGTTTCGAAACATTTGATGCTTTCTTCAGAGCAAAATTAAAAGGCATATACTCAGGTATTGCGGGGATGGTTGCCCTTCTATTGAGTTCAGCTCTCAAGGTTTTGTTCATACTCTTTAATGGTTCTTTATTCTATTTCGCTATCGTGGTTGCAATAGAAATGGTAGTCAAAGGAATTTTCCTTTTTCTCTTTTTTTCGCTTACTTCTGATAAACTCATGTCACTCCAAGATTTCTCCTGGAAAATAGGGAAAAGGCTTATTGCTGAAAGTTGGCCTTTAATCTTTTCGTCTTTTTCGGTAATTGTCTATATGAGAATAGATCAACTTATGATTAGATCACTGCTCAACGTAGAGTCTGTTGGATTATATTCTGCAGCGGTGAGAGTGGCTGAATCTTGGTATTTTGTACCTGTAACTATAGTCAACTCTTTATTCCCAGCGATGATAACAGCGAAAAAAAATAGTGAATCGGTTTCGAAGCAAAGGTTGCAATATTTACATGATTTACTCTTCTGGTTTGGTATAAGCATTTGTGTTATGTTTTCTATAGCATCTGAGGAGATTGTTTCGTTTCTTCTCGGATCAGAATACAGCCAATCTGCAGAGGTTTTGAGCTTATACGTCTGGGTAGGAGTCTTGGTGGGGCTTTCTTATGTGAGAGGACGTTACTGGATTGCTGATAAATCTACACATGTAATAATGGTTTCTACACTGATTGGTATGTGTGCAAATATATTTCTAAATTATTCATTTATAAAAATGGCCGGATTCGTAGGGGCTGCATGGGCTACTTTATTGAGTAGGTTTCTCTCATTCTTTCTGATCCCTATTATCTATACGAAGTATGGTCATCTTAATTCAATGTTTTTTAGGTCTTTACTTTTTCCTTTGTTCCTGTTTAAAAGACTCAGTAGAGGAGGCGAGAAGAGTGGGGGGAATTAG
- a CDS encoding GDP-L-fucose synthase family protein encodes MEKESKIYVAGHRGLVGAALVQALRKKGYTNILTKTHSELDLTDQEAVSRFFENEKPEYVFLAAAKVGGIWANNLYRAEFIYQNLMIQSNVIHQSYLHGVKKLLFLGSTCIYPRLAPQPMKEEYLLTGELEYTNEPYAIAKIAGMRMCESYNLQYGTNFISVMPTNLYGPNDNFDLETSHVLPALLRKFHLAKALQQENWELIRADLSRRPLEERGDDISEGEILTLLEKYGVRKSSHGVEVEIWGTGRPRREFLWVDDLADACVFLMEHVDFEDIVKKFLGGQQEIRNTHINIGTGEDISIRDLAELMKEVVGFKGDIVFNPEKPDGTPVKRTDVSRLHSLGWRHSVGLREGVERLYEWYVSSLEMGS; translated from the coding sequence ATGGAAAAAGAGAGTAAGATATATGTAGCTGGACACAGGGGGCTTGTGGGAGCAGCGCTCGTGCAGGCGTTGAGGAAGAAGGGATATACGAATATCCTCACCAAAACCCATAGCGAACTTGACCTCACTGATCAGGAGGCAGTCTCTCGTTTCTTTGAGAACGAGAAGCCAGAGTATGTCTTCCTTGCCGCAGCAAAGGTGGGTGGAATTTGGGCGAACAACCTCTACAGAGCAGAGTTTATCTACCAGAACCTCATGATTCAGAGCAACGTCATTCACCAGAGCTATCTTCATGGGGTGAAGAAACTCCTTTTCCTTGGATCCACATGTATTTATCCACGTCTTGCCCCCCAGCCGATGAAAGAAGAGTACCTTCTTACCGGCGAACTCGAGTATACCAACGAACCATACGCCATAGCAAAGATTGCTGGCATGAGGATGTGCGAGAGCTACAACCTCCAGTATGGTACTAATTTTATCTCCGTAATGCCCACCAATCTTTATGGTCCCAATGACAACTTCGATCTAGAGACCTCGCATGTGCTTCCTGCCCTTCTCCGAAAGTTCCACCTCGCAAAGGCCCTCCAGCAAGAAAATTGGGAGCTTATTCGGGCCGATCTCTCCCGTCGACCTCTTGAAGAGAGAGGGGATGATATCTCAGAAGGCGAGATTTTAACCTTACTGGAGAAGTACGGAGTACGAAAGTCATCCCATGGAGTAGAGGTTGAAATATGGGGTACTGGGAGACCCAGACGAGAGTTCCTCTGGGTGGATGATCTCGCTGATGCATGCGTATTTCTTATGGAGCACGTTGATTTTGAGGACATAGTAAAAAAGTTCCTAGGCGGTCAACAGGAGATTAGGAACACACATATCAATATAGGCACAGGTGAAGACATTAGTATCAGAGACTTGGCCGAGCTCATGAAAGAGGTGGTGGGGTTTAAAGGAGATATTGTGTTTAATCCCGAGAAACCCGATGGTACACCGGTGAAGCGAACCGATGTTTCAAGACTCCACTCCCTCGGCTGGCGGCACTCGGTGGGGTTAAGAGAAGGGGTGGAGAGGTTGTATGAGTGGTATGTCTCTTCTCTAGAGATGGGTAGTTGA
- the gmd gene encoding GDP-mannose 4,6-dehydratase — MALRALITGITGQDGSYLAEFLLSKGYEVHGLIRRASTFNTHRIDHLYTDPHNPGVRFFLHYGDLSDSGQLTNLIYEVQPHEVYHLGAQSHVRVSFDMPEYTGEVTGLGTTRLLEAIRRSGVKTKFYQASSSEMFGAAPPPQNESTPFYPRSPYAAAKVYAYWMTINYREAYGLFACNGILFNHESPRRGETFVTRKITRGLSHILAGKEKKLYLGNLDARRDWGFAPEYVMCQWLMLQQEEPDDYVIGTGETHSVREFVEEAFTYVGVELEWKGRGVETKGIVTSVREEWSDRIAPGDVVVEIDPRYFRPTEVDVLLADATKAERKLGWKPRVAFTQLVRIMVDADMERVGLTSPGEGLKILKDHDILWTQNTLTMG; from the coding sequence GTGGCTCTACGTGCACTCATCACCGGCATCACAGGACAGGATGGATCATACCTCGCTGAATTTCTCCTTTCTAAAGGCTATGAGGTACATGGACTCATTAGAAGAGCAAGCACCTTCAATACTCATCGTATAGACCACCTCTACACTGACCCTCACAATCCAGGAGTCCGCTTTTTTCTGCATTATGGAGATCTATCGGATTCCGGTCAACTCACCAACCTCATCTATGAAGTACAGCCACATGAAGTATACCATCTGGGTGCTCAGAGTCATGTCCGCGTGAGTTTCGATATGCCGGAATATACAGGTGAGGTTACTGGGCTCGGAACTACTCGTCTCCTCGAGGCCATACGCCGTAGCGGGGTGAAAACCAAATTCTATCAGGCCTCGTCCTCCGAAATGTTTGGAGCCGCACCACCCCCTCAGAACGAATCCACTCCCTTCTATCCCCGGAGTCCTTATGCTGCTGCCAAGGTGTACGCCTACTGGATGACGATAAACTACCGGGAAGCCTACGGGCTCTTCGCCTGCAATGGCATTCTCTTCAACCATGAATCTCCTAGGCGAGGTGAAACCTTCGTGACTCGTAAAATCACCCGAGGACTCTCCCATATCCTTGCAGGTAAAGAGAAGAAGCTCTACCTTGGTAATCTTGATGCAAGGAGGGACTGGGGCTTCGCTCCCGAGTATGTGATGTGTCAATGGCTCATGCTCCAGCAAGAGGAACCTGACGACTATGTGATAGGCACGGGAGAGACCCACAGCGTGAGAGAGTTTGTTGAGGAAGCATTCACTTATGTTGGCGTGGAGCTCGAATGGAAAGGAAGAGGAGTTGAGACAAAAGGGATAGTAACATCAGTGAGGGAGGAGTGGTCAGATAGAATAGCTCCGGGCGATGTGGTGGTAGAGATAGATCCGAGATACTTCCGTCCCACAGAGGTGGATGTGCTTCTGGCCGATGCTACCAAGGCTGAAAGAAAATTGGGTTGGAAGCCTCGGGTGGCTTTCACCCAGCTGGTAAGAATCATGGTAGATGCAGACATGGAGCGTGTGGGGTTGACATCTCCGGGAGAGGGTCTGAAAATCTTGAAGGATCACGATATCTTGTGGACTCAAAATACCCTTACTATGGGGTGA
- a CDS encoding glycosyltransferase family 4 protein produces the protein MKVALVYLGRKGAGPIFTLELAKRLHERADLRCYVAENMEGLASWTGLSVETFRVFSSGKPFNDFFLLFSRAKTIANAVLDFAPEIVLFTMTHPLNWYIISQLKRRSIHQPLVTGIIHDPIPHRGERVWVRLLQHLEMKRYDRRIVLSENFKYYLLRKGWKNIACHPHPLLPLGGSSCSMELAAPPAEEKALRLLFLGRFDKYKGIPYLLRAFDLLPSEVRKRVHLTLAGTGRLDRVSRRLIKKYNESLSFSLVNRWLSEDDICSLMKQCDLVVLPYTHATQSGVVPIAFHYRKPVLVTATGGLPEQVQFGRLGFVVEAANDYALLSCILTVLHNRDMLKEKRENVVRFMEKGEYPKWETLAELILTPEGG, from the coding sequence ATGAAAGTCGCTCTCGTATATCTCGGTAGAAAAGGAGCAGGACCGATATTCACCCTGGAACTTGCGAAACGGCTTCATGAGCGTGCCGATCTGCGTTGCTACGTAGCTGAGAACATGGAAGGACTTGCCTCGTGGACCGGTTTGTCGGTGGAGACGTTCCGGGTGTTTTCATCGGGCAAACCTTTTAATGATTTCTTCCTTCTCTTCTCAAGGGCAAAAACCATCGCCAACGCAGTGCTCGATTTCGCACCTGAGATCGTGTTGTTCACGATGACCCATCCGTTGAACTGGTACATCATTTCACAATTAAAACGACGCAGCATCCATCAGCCTTTGGTTACGGGGATCATCCATGACCCCATCCCTCATCGTGGGGAACGCGTGTGGGTACGGTTGCTTCAGCATCTGGAGATGAAGAGATACGACAGACGTATCGTCTTGAGCGAGAACTTCAAGTACTATCTTCTGCGAAAAGGATGGAAAAACATCGCGTGTCATCCTCATCCCTTGCTTCCGCTGGGGGGCTCTTCCTGTTCGATGGAACTCGCTGCCCCTCCGGCTGAAGAGAAAGCGCTCAGGCTTCTTTTCCTGGGACGATTTGACAAATACAAAGGGATTCCCTATCTCCTTCGTGCGTTCGATCTTCTTCCCTCGGAGGTCCGTAAGAGAGTCCACCTCACACTCGCAGGAACGGGGCGTCTCGATAGAGTGTCAAGGCGACTTATCAAGAAATATAATGAATCTCTTTCCTTCTCGCTTGTCAACAGATGGCTTTCAGAAGACGATATCTGCTCACTCATGAAACAGTGCGATCTCGTGGTGCTTCCTTATACTCATGCCACTCAGTCGGGGGTTGTCCCTATCGCTTTTCATTACCGAAAACCTGTACTGGTGACCGCCACGGGGGGATTGCCTGAGCAGGTACAATTCGGAAGGCTTGGGTTCGTGGTGGAAGCCGCGAACGATTATGCGCTCTTGAGTTGTATCCTCACGGTGCTCCATAATAGGGACATGCTCAAAGAGAAAAGAGAGAACGTCGTGCGGTTCATGGAAAAGGGAGAATACCCGAAGTGGGAGACGCTCGCTGAGCTCATTCTTACCCCGGAGGGAGGCTGA
- a CDS encoding HEPN domain-containing protein, with protein MEQSQDRITEAEGALDHARDDLEKGGYNRFCFSSQHVVGKGMMAVLQKPGAHGWGHSVIDLVEELCRPYEAPEKLIEKVLELDKAYMHTHTIPDALPSGFPWEKTAFSGCHQKVFMR; from the coding sequence GTGGAACAGAGTCAGGACCGGATTACCGAAGCAGAAGGAGCTCTCGATCATGCGCGTGATGATCTCGAGAAAGGGGGCTACAACAGGTTTTGTTTTTCTTCTCAGCATGTGGTCGGGAAGGGAATGATGGCAGTGCTTCAAAAGCCAGGAGCCCACGGCTGGGGCCATTCAGTGATCGATCTGGTGGAAGAACTCTGTCGTCCATATGAGGCACCTGAGAAGCTCATCGAGAAGGTGCTCGAGCTCGATAAGGCCTACATGCATACCCACACGATACCCGATGCTCTTCCCTCTGGTTTTCCTTGGGAAAAAACGGCTTTTTCAGGTTGTCACCAAAAGGTGTTCATGAGGTGA
- a CDS encoding NAD-dependent epimerase/dehydratase family protein, which yields MRTVCVTGGCGFIGSHLVEALVEKGCTVKVLDNLSTGRKENIAHLDVELYEGDIRDPDEVVRALHGVDTIFHLAAQISVPASIEDPLTTEEINVRGTLNVLEAAKLHNVSTVVFASSAAVYGDSPECPKRLDMIPQPVSPYAITKLAGEYYVAMYQRLCGIRGVSARFFNVFGERQDPSSGYAAAVPAFISRALKGDPLTIFGDGEQTRDFIYVKDLVAYLIALAEEGEGLYNIGYGTYITINQLARTIISLCGTEASIVYTNPRPGDVRYSYADVDRITSLSVPLIGFEEGLQRTIEWFSTQEDPLHPRG from the coding sequence ATGCGAACAGTATGTGTGACAGGAGGGTGTGGGTTTATTGGTTCACACCTTGTAGAGGCCCTTGTAGAAAAAGGGTGTACTGTAAAGGTGCTCGATAATCTCTCCACAGGGAGAAAAGAAAACATTGCACACCTGGATGTGGAGCTGTATGAGGGAGATATCAGAGATCCTGACGAAGTGGTCCGGGCTTTGCATGGTGTGGATACGATATTTCACCTTGCAGCTCAGATCAGCGTTCCAGCGAGTATTGAAGATCCCCTTACTACAGAAGAGATAAACGTAAGAGGTACCCTCAATGTGCTCGAGGCGGCGAAGTTGCATAACGTAAGTACGGTAGTCTTTGCCTCTTCTGCCGCGGTATATGGAGACAGCCCTGAATGTCCCAAGCGCCTCGATATGATTCCTCAGCCCGTTTCCCCTTATGCCATTACGAAACTTGCAGGAGAATACTATGTTGCTATGTATCAGCGTCTCTGCGGTATTAGAGGTGTATCAGCTCGGTTCTTCAATGTCTTCGGCGAACGCCAGGACCCTTCTTCAGGCTATGCCGCCGCAGTGCCGGCCTTTATAAGCCGGGCCCTTAAAGGAGATCCTCTCACCATATTTGGTGATGGAGAGCAAACGAGAGATTTCATCTACGTCAAAGATTTAGTCGCTTATCTTATCGCACTGGCTGAAGAAGGCGAGGGACTCTACAACATAGGATACGGCACCTATATCACGATCAATCAGCTTGCGCGCACCATTATCTCTCTCTGCGGGACTGAAGCCTCAATAGTATACACCAACCCACGCCCCGGCGATGTGCGCTATTCATACGCAGATGTAGACCGGATCACATCCCTCTCTGTGCCTCTGATAGGATTTGAAGAAGGCCTACAGCGTACTATTGAGTGGTTCAGTACACAGGAAGACCCCTTACATCCGAGAGGATGA
- a CDS encoding sugar transferase, whose product MRENESPVVIEFSIFRKRVFLLIFEGLISIPLLLYIAGSSLSLWEMSESIGLHLMGFWILGFLLMVFLWPFLSQSFWISSLKAFLFAILGAFLMTGLLGVTGDERFFISSHIAWKLRGMYAFLFLIPFLFKPPNAQQRKLAVVPLGIAEKLLSWNSHIEWEVLNDPTGSLPKVEALVVDFHYPLPQEWLSFVAQQSLKGTPIYHAVSMYEQFTGRVPLDYVKEEVFLPIATRNRPYRVVKRVADIIITLAIAPVLLILLICTGLVVLIDAGRPILFIQERVGERERLFKMVKFRTMRNDSSRPSFTQNNDTRITRTGKFLRKFRLDEIPQFWNVLKGEMSIVGPRPEQKPFVEEFKREIPFYSYRHLVPPGISGWAQVQHGYAASVEDTRTKLEYDLFYIKNQGMFLDLYVLFLTIRTILTGFGAR is encoded by the coding sequence ATGCGTGAAAATGAATCTCCTGTGGTAATCGAATTTTCGATTTTCAGGAAACGTGTGTTTCTCCTGATTTTCGAGGGGCTCATCAGTATCCCTCTCTTGTTGTATATTGCGGGATCCTCCCTTTCGCTATGGGAGATGAGTGAGAGTATAGGCCTACACCTCATGGGTTTCTGGATACTGGGATTCCTTCTCATGGTCTTTCTCTGGCCGTTTCTCTCTCAGTCGTTTTGGATCTCGTCCCTCAAGGCTTTTCTGTTCGCCATCCTCGGTGCTTTTTTGATGACCGGTCTCTTGGGCGTGACTGGAGATGAAAGATTTTTCATCTCCAGTCATATTGCATGGAAACTCAGAGGGATGTATGCCTTTCTCTTTCTTATTCCTTTTCTCTTCAAACCTCCTAACGCCCAGCAGAGGAAACTCGCGGTTGTTCCATTAGGTATAGCAGAGAAACTCCTCTCCTGGAACAGTCATATAGAATGGGAGGTGCTTAACGATCCCACAGGAAGTCTCCCAAAGGTGGAGGCGCTTGTAGTGGATTTCCACTATCCTCTTCCTCAAGAATGGCTCTCTTTTGTGGCCCAGCAGTCTTTGAAGGGCACTCCTATTTATCATGCAGTCTCTATGTATGAACAGTTTACTGGACGTGTACCTCTCGATTACGTAAAGGAAGAAGTCTTCCTCCCTATTGCCACACGAAACCGACCGTACCGAGTAGTAAAGAGAGTAGCGGACATCATCATCACTCTTGCCATCGCTCCAGTGCTCCTTATTCTTCTGATATGTACAGGCCTTGTGGTACTCATCGATGCAGGAAGGCCCATTTTGTTCATCCAGGAAAGGGTAGGGGAACGGGAACGCCTCTTTAAAATGGTGAAGTTCAGGACCATGCGAAACGATTCTTCTCGCCCCAGTTTTACTCAGAATAATGATACCCGAATCACTCGCACGGGGAAGTTCTTGAGAAAGTTTAGACTCGATGAGATCCCTCAGTTCTGGAATGTCCTCAAGGGAGAAATGAGCATCGTGGGCCCACGTCCTGAGCAAAAGCCCTTTGTGGAGGAGTTCAAGCGAGAGATTCCTTTCTACTCATACCGGCATCTTGTTCCACCTGGAATTTCTGGCTGGGCCCAGGTTCAGCACGGGTATGCGGCGAGTGTGGAGGATACGCGGACCAAGTTGGAGTACGATCTCTTTTACATAAAAAACCAGGGTATGTTTCTCGATCTCTACGTACTGTTCCTTACAATCAGAACAATTCTCACCGGTTTTGGAGCTCGTTAG